Below is a genomic region from Ascaphus truei isolate aAscTru1 chromosome 8, aAscTru1.hap1, whole genome shotgun sequence.
TATTTCCAGTACACAGAAGAATGTTATATTTCATTTGGGTTGACAGTTGAGATTTGTCATACAGATACCTTGCTATTTCCTTAACCCTGAGTATTTACTAGCACTGAGATTTCTGCTGAAGGCTCATGCCAGTCTGGATGGTTCCTTTAGTGCAtattagcagagagcacaggacacCAGGAGCTGCATGCAGCTATATCTCACCATCAGAAGCAGCATCAGCAGCATTTCACACTGACTGTAcgttattcatacacacacacaggcactgaacGGCTGGCTGCCAGGGCAGGAAATGCACACCCACTTCTGCCCTGTCCTGCTactcgctgcacacacacagaatcactaGGACTGTGATGTTTTCAATGTGATGTCCCTCTCCCCAGCCTATTCTTCCTTTGATATCCTTTAATGTGGACATCGTTGCCAGGTCCGATCTCAtcactccctccttccccctcgctccctcctccctcctcccttcctgtCCATCGGCAATTCGGCATGTCAGCGACACACCGCTCTGCTTCCTcccggttaccctccatgatccctgggctcctctcctccggccccggcggcgcccagtcagcgggacacagggaagcggagggagaagagaggctgagcagcggctcactGAGTCTGATTAAAAATCCCCGCGCCTGCCTTCTTGCTACACCTTTCACtctagcaccggaagctctgcagcagccatcttgctatacccatggcagcTGACGACGTATGGGGGTAACggcagccgttaggagcggcgccggtggcgcatgtcacagcgggtgtggggggggggagcggcggctgttaggagtggcgccggcggccgcatgtcacagtagacgcggggggggggggagtcgtcacgtcgtcacgtcacttccgtttcacatttcgcccccaactcCCGTTTTactccatcagaataggtgccactaaagaagtttcacttcaataaaaaaatatataatatatatataataacaacgcACTATGACGCAGAAAATGTGCTGAAATGGAAGAACAAACATATAGTGCGtcgttattatatatattatgtatattttttattatgcatTAACTTGTTTTTGTTGATTATTATTTGATTATTATTAACGAGACGCTACATGACAACACAACGTCATGCGGcgccccattgtcatggcaacttgacgccgcgtgacgtGACGTCATCTAGCGCCCCGTTGTCATGGCCGCACAGCCATATTGAAGGGGCTTGCAGGGGGGAGATACCGGCAGGAGGCCAGAGGATGCTGGGAGACGCTGCTGGAGGTAAGTGCTgtatttaaagaaagaaaaaatctcTGGGTTGGCCTTCAGTTGAAGGTGGCACCCTGGCTGTGTGCGGGCATGGGTGGGTTATCATGtgtaactccttcactgccaggAGCAGACTAGACATTAACAGCTCAGTGAGCTGGTAACAAAGTAATAGTCTGCAGTCCTCCCTTGCAATGAACAGTTACAAGATGCACTGCAGGTgtattggacagccatttaagCATCAGCCTAAGAGCAGCCCCTAAAAActgttgtaacgggtattccctgtgaatacagacgctactacctgctgtgtatacctgtgtggctctcaggagcctaagcctccgctcggggatcctggggtacatacatataacacaatctcgtggtgcaacgcctccacctgcgacggctcctgccagaggaggagtggttcctcacattcctccaggacaaatatatatatatcactccacacaccgcatgtaaaataaccaatgactttactgtatagcatatacttattcataaatcaacaggtgtccctctctagaggagacactaactactgcgtctcgcaggacgctcccatctacaccggatgatcccaccccgtgtccagtaaccccacacaatatgtcccgcacccttaaagggagatgatatgtgtgactgcgcagtcactagtcccgtatgaatataatatatataggatcgttggtgcacttgttgatggttacctgccgagcactccagtgcccgggcctgccaaggagcttcacaaaggatccgaaggctgacgaatCCAGGAACTACCGTCCTGGGCGATCCCACTCGGAAGGCtgcggcagcggaggtctgagcccaaacctctggatggacgcgcagcgtccgctgtgtccctaactgactctgtgtagtaaggggcagggtccctaacctggggcttgtccctacaacactcaatactattggtgactcagggctatctggggcctagggggctgctggcttagtgcagggagtcactgactcctgcaccctacctccttcccctggctgctcctgatgccgactgactaacgtgctccaaaccccgcgaaaagtatctagtttcctctgcagggagatgctgtagccctattggctccctggggtcacatggggcactcctgaggctcatgggagatgtagtcccttctgtgagccctctcctgattggccctCGTTCGCGCGCGtctcctgcgcatgtgcgaacttccctgctggccaccgcaccGAGATCTTCATTGCGCATGCACCAACAAtagaagatggcgacgccctcgccgccctgcttcgggagcgccgggagccctaacaacgcgatcgcagccctggcaaccggccgcacgcgtccccggcaacccccgagcaggatccgaccgcccccactcttccgatcggccgacgggaccgccattgggctcggcggcacccgcgatcgccaggaaggtgagagggggagggggcttggcaggcaggggggacctggctacactgttttctttttttagggAAAAAATACAGAATATTGATATCTCCCATTTTATAAAGAGTCAAACCTACAAATTCCCGAGCAGCATTTATGACAATGAAGTTGCTGTGCTGCTCACTGCGCagagcagtgatttccaaccttttttgtttcttgaagtataacgaaaaatctcggggaacccctatctggctgacacatattaggctcgacaggggtcagtcacaaaatttcacacctcacgagccacctctatttcccaccctctacccatgtatttctctcccatccgtctcattaactctcccccctcccgccttgcatgtatttatcccttgcatctcactcttactccctcttttcctcactcccgagcccctctcttctctcactcacccctaccttccgtcaattaccccactctctctcaatcaaccctacaaaatacataccaaaaaactcaaccccaggggggggggggtctgtggtccgtaggaggaacccctgagactgcttcatggagccccagggttccacagaaccctggttgggaatcactggtgcaGAGGGAGACAGGAGGGGCTGGGGGTGCTAGTGACCAGCAGGGGGCGTCTGCTCTCTGGGGCTGGGAAAACACGGTTCGAGTCCAGTCTCAGGTAAATGTCGCCGGTTCACAATTGTCCTTCTCCGGCAGGGAGACTCCGGGGGACCGCTAGTGTGTGACGGGGTCGCCGTGGGCATCGTGTCCGGCGGGTACCGCAAGTGTGGCAACGCCAAGCGCCCGGGCATCTACACCCGCATATCCCCCTATGCATCCTGGATAGAGGTCACCATGCACAATGCCACCCAGCACAGTACGGCCGCCCCCACTGTGCCAGCCTGAGGGTATCTGTGACATGGCTGCAGTTATTCGTGCATATGTGAGGGGTAACGTGCGGGCGGGGCCGGGCCCACAGCACGACTTAGAAACATGTACAGGAGTTATAAgtaaagaaaacaatcagccatgTATCACCTTTACTGTTTGTAACTTTTAATATATCAAAGCACAAACTCCAGTCTGCTGCGAGTCCAGGTTCTGAAGCAGCTCAGTGGGAATCATATTTCGTCCATCTTTTATGAGCCCAGCAAGTGTTTTCTAATGTTGCTATTTGTCTGGAGTTGTAAAGCATTGGTAGGATTTCAGAGTGAGAggaagcaaaggggttaataggAAAAATATCCATAAATACATTGCAGAGATCTTAATACTCTGTTTGCCTGCCCCGGATCTGGAAGGGTTTAGCTCTGCAATACCAGAGGGCGCTGCAATGCATCGCAGTGCGATATAACAACACGCACAGCGGTATAGAACCAGGCATTGCGGGCCCTACCGGCACTGAAGGGGTAAAAAGCATCTGGCCTCTTATCAGTAGGGTGGGGTGCAGTAGGTTTGTCCCCCTCCAACTTCCTACTGATTGACACAGCGGGATGACatgggatagaggggggggggggggggggatttcctgACATATTAACCCCTTGCGCAGCTCCTCGCAGACATGAGAGAGGGTCAGACCTTTACTGCCAGCAAGGAGGGCAGGAAATGCAGCGATCCTCTGCAGATGCAGCCATCTTTAAAATGTCTTTTCTTTTGCACTAGTGAGTGGGGCAGCATGGAGTGACTGGGTGTTGCAGTGGGTGTAGGGGAACAGCGAATGAATGGCAGGGGCAACAAGATACTGGGTGTCGCAGAGAGGGATGAGTGTGGGGACAGCGAGTGCGTGCGGGATCCGGGCTCCAGAGTGTTAGCTGTTGAGCGCGTTATCGATGAAATTGCGGAAGAGAGCCACACGTGTGAAGAAATCGGGGGCCACACCGTTGCCGCAGGTTCCAGTAATGAAGGAGGAGATGCCCTGAATGACCCCGTCACACACGAGAGGACCCCCAGAGTCACcctgcatggggagagagagaagggaggttaACAGTGATATTACACATCCTGCCCCGCAGCCCTCACTGCTACTCCTGTACAGAACACACacgtcactgcacctccatcctaccCTGCAGCCCTCACTACTACTCCTGTACAGAACACACacgtcactgcacctccatcctaccCTGCAGTCCTCACTACTACTCCTGTACAGAACACACACGTCACTTCACCTCCATCCTACCCTGCAGCCCTCactactattcctgtactgaacacacacacatcactgcgctGCCCCTAGTCTATTTCCTGTGGTGCCCCAGGTCATCTTTCTGGTCACCCCCCATGACTCACAAAGCAGATGCCCGCCTGGCGCATGAAGACCCCAGTGCAGATGTTGTTGGGACGGCACAAATCCATTCCCGTCACAGTCACGTTAAGCTCCTGCAGTCGGTCGGGGACACGTCCCTGAGAGCTCAGCCTCCCCCAGCCAGCAGTCACACACGCGGTGCCCGCGGGGACGGTCTCATTGGCACGGGGCAGGCGCACCAGCCGCACGTTAGCGTTCAAAGTCACTGCACGGTCCAGCTGGGAAGAGTGAAAAAGGCACATCCATTGAGACTCACATTAGCCTTCCTCACTGCACGACAGTTCACTCAGCAGCAGAGCTAGCTCGTAAGTGGCACAATAATTGACAGGTCACTGCCCGGCAGCACAGCTCTCTCGCACAGTTCGGGGGTCTTACCTTCAGAACGAGGATGTCGTTTTGCAGACTCTGGGGATTGAAACCATTCTCGAAGACCTGCGAGATGCTGAAGGTTTGTTTGGAACGCTCATTGGTGCGGAGAGAGTGAGCCCCCAAAACCACCGACACAAGAGAGGGGTTTCTGGGGGGCAgaggagtgtcagggagaagcaGGATACTGAGAGGGTTACAGACACATGGGAGGGGACAACAAGGGGGAGAGATTCACTGATGGGGACACAGACACAAGAGTCGGACATGTACACACATACGTGTGAGTGCACAGACAGCTCTGGAATGCACAGACATGGAAATAAGCCACGTAAAACACACACCTTGTGACATCAGAACTCTTTGTGATGTCACCAATTCACACACCTTGTGATGTCACGCATTTCTACACAAGTCACAGTGTATAACTACTTCTCCCCCAGACCGAGTTGGCTGTTAACTGCTCACTGTCAGTATCAAATTCCCAGGTACTCACATATCTGTCAGGCAGTGAGCTGCTGTCATCAGGAACTGGGGGGCAATCAGGGACCCCCCACAGAAGTGCTGACGTCTGAACTGCAGTGAGGCAATGTATGGGTGAGAATTGGGggctgcctctctgccccccactATCCAGGAGCGCAGGGAGCCTGCAGGGAGAGACGATGTTACTACCTCCTACACAGGCTTCCTCACACACCTCTAAGCACACTTATTAAGGGTTAAAAGGTCCAGACtgaaagcaggggagtctggttcataTCCCAGTGTCagcgccttgtgaccttgggcatcaGGCACCAATATAAGATCGTAAACGTCTATGCACAGGTATAGTGTCTCTGAACACTTCCTATTTATGGACTGAGCTTtgcacactcatacacatacagtactgatttATGCAAATCACACATACACGGCTCGTTGCATATTTATACAGACacctcatatacacacactgagccatatgcacacttatacacacagatCTGTGCAAACACTCACCCCCGTGCACGCTGCATGCCCACAGAAGTACCACCGTAGTCAGCAGGAGGGACCTCATCCTATCCATGGCTCTGTCTCCCAGGGCCCGGCTCCCACAGACTTTATACCTGCACTACAACCGATGTAGTTACACAACTAACCGCTCATATCTGCTGACATTTCCTAACCCACAATGAGAGAACTGCAACAGTATTTGAAAATCCAGATCAGATTCTGGGGCTCGAGTGTTGTAACAAAAAAGGCAAAACAAAATGTAAAGACCCAAATTTTTTCGAAATAATTTTCTGCTTAATCTCAATGAAGTATCCCAAACATGTCCATGTGAAGTTTGATTAAACAGTGTGGGGGACCAATCTCCCTACTTAacacagacctcaaaatctacagcaagatttTAGCTAACAGATTAAACCCAATCCTCCCCAGACTAATTCACATCGACCAGGTGGGTTTTGTGTCGGAGAGGCAGGCATCCGACAACACCCGGAAAATTATAGATATTATTGACCACGTGCACCTTCACAAAACCCAAGCAATGATTCTCAGTctcgatgctgaaaaagcattcgatagaatcaagtggtccttcctagaccaaacaatgTCAAAATTCGGTTTCAGTGGCCCATTTCTGGAAGGCGTTAGAGTCCTCTATCAAAACCCCACAGCATATATAAAACTCCCCGGGGGGGCTAACGAATCCAATCCAGATTAAAAATGGCactagacagggctgccccctttcacctctactatTTGCAATCTCGATAGAACCTCTAGCAGCCAAAATTAGAGACGACCCAAAAATTCAAGGTATTAAAATCGCTGAAACCAAACATAAAATCCTGCTATTCGCGGATGATGTAATTCTGACCATCACGGACCCCCATACCTCCATTCCCAACCTCCAAGAACTCTTGGACCAATTTGGCCGAGTGTCAGATTACAAAATGAACACagacaaatctgaagccctaaatatctccCTAATAGAGCCGACGTGGAAGTTACTCCAAACCAACTATAAATTCAGATGGAATACCTCCCATATCAAATATCTTGGAATCAAAATAACAAATTCTTATAACTCGCTCTACCAGgctaattaccccccccccccgttatttAACCAAATTAAAAAGGATCTAGAAACCTGGGATAAACTCCACATATCCTGGTTCGGTAGGATAATCTCAACCAAAATGACTATCCTTCCTACACTCCTATattatttccaaaccctccccataGCCATCCCCACACCCGAGCTTAAAAATGTCCAAGCTCAGATATTCAATTTCATATGGAATAATCGAAAGCCAAGAGTCCCAAGAGCAGTTTTATTATCCCCCAGAGAGGGTGGAGGATTGGGGGTACCGGATGTGATTAAATATTATCAGGCGGCCCAGTTACGTCATGCAGTGACCTGGAACAACAACCCGGCATCGGCATGTTGGTTAGGGATAGAATCGCACTATGCGTCCCAGCTACCCCTGTCAGCGATCCTGTGGGTCCGGAAAGACAGGGAGAAAGGGTCTAGGAGGTACGACCTGGGTGCAATGAGGtgcacttggagcatttggtttaGAAATAAAGGGAAATACGCTCTGTCTACCACCCCCTCTCAACTTACCCCCATTTTTGACAACCCAGAATTCCCGCCTGGGTGTTCTCAGAGACAATTCCAACAATTCCGAGACTCCAACATTAGAAGGGTAGCAGACTTGCTGAAGAAAGAGGAAATactgtccttccaagagctccAAAACAAATACCAAGTCCAAAACCTCAACCCATTTAAATTCCTTTAACAAAAATTGCTGCTTTTTGAACTAATGCTTACCTAAAATAGACGAGATCTAGGACCGCATGGGAAGATCTACGATCCGAGGGGGAGCTGCCACCACTTCTTGGGGTTCTTTGTGTTTAGGGTGGgcatgggagagggaggggaacccAACTTAGGGGGAGGAAGGTGTGcaaaaaacaaaatatgaacCGAGCCAACTACGGTCCAACTTGACCAAGGCTCCTTTGCTTTTTCCAAGGACAGTCTTTTGATGATGTGCTTAGATTCATCAACTCTGTAGATGACTCGAGGTTCAAGCTCCTTTTTCCAATTTACCAAGTCTTTTTTACTCGCTTGGCAACGAGTTCTCCCCTGCTTTGTATAATTTGTTTCTTCCCTGAGACAAGGGTGATCACCTGTGTTTGGTCCAGGTCGTTCAACCTGGGCGGAGATTTTATCCACTCTGATTGACCCCCGTGGCATCTATGTTTGGTAGTCAGTGGACTTATCGTCTTGACATTACTTTTACTAAGCTGACTGATTCTTCAATGTGTAGGTAAATCCCAAGTGATGTCTGGTGGGTTATCTCTACTGCATCTAGAAGCTCCTTCCATACCGGGGGACCTCGGCCTACAGCTTCCTTATCCCTCACGGGCTTACCCGCAGAAAGTACCAGCCCCTTATCCGTAGAGGGGTAATTTGTGGCTTGTTTAGGATTCCTGAATTACAGTACATCAGCCTTTTTGTTGTTCGCCAGCCTATAGTCTTATTCTTTTTCCTGTTGCAAAGACGAGTGGGTAACTATGCTTGCATCTTTAGGGGCGTGATCACTAACCCCATTCTGTCttaatctagccaaagactgaatcTTTGTAGCAGCTATATTCATCAGGAGAAAACTGGTTTGggccctgtgtgtacagtaactgGACTGAATTTATATTGTCCATCTAAGACTGCGGACATCTTTTTGAGAGACTTTCAGCTCCGCTGCGAGACTGTGAAATTCCTTTTTAGAGATTTCCAGTTCTGCGTGGAGACTGGTGATCTCCTGGTGTGAGCCTTCCAGCTCTATGTGGAGATTCAAAGCATCATTCTGGAAGATGACCAAGTCTGTCCTGAGATCGCTGGCTTCCTGGTGAGAGACatacagctctgtactgagaGTATGAACCTCTTCCCGAAAGACCTCCCGCTCTGTACCGAAACTGTGAAACTGTTTCCGGAAGACCGCCACATTTTGCCCTCTGTTTTGGctgtatcaggtgtatttttcccCCCAACCACAGGTGGCACTATTGCAGCGATTTTCTCCATATATGCTAGAACCCTAGCTTGTAGTCTTACCAGTGGGCAGAGTTCAGTTGCAGAGTTCGTACCTATCActggcgtctctgtagactttttattTCTCTGCGTGACCATTTTGCACACATGGTGGGGTAGACTTTGGTCACAGAGCCAAagatgggtcaccatctgtcgcAGTCCCCCCAATCAGACTGTGgagttgtggctttctccagtgcagtgtagcttTTCTGCCGGGATGTCTTGCCCTTTGATTATGGTCACGTCTGCACTTTGTTCTTGCTTTTGGCTTCGGTTGCTCAAGCTGTTGCAGGAACTGTAAGCAAGGACTGTAGTACAAACAAAAGTATGAAAATATTCCCGGATGGTTTCTGGGGCCCCTTAGAAAGTCAAAGCCACCTCTCTTTTTGACTTCTGAAACCAAAGGTAGGAGGCAAGTGCAGAGGTATAACTTTCATACTTGCATGACACAAAAGATGTCCTCAACAGACTCAATGATGTGATCATAGACGAAGGAAGTTATCCTGGTTAGCCTTAATGTAGAGGCACTCTACATTTCCATAATACCCACGGCCGGGATCACGCATTTACGTATTTTCTTACGACAAGAAGTCTTCACTTCCAGAATCACAACAAACTCATAATAGACCTGCTGCATTTCATACTAACCCATAATTCTTTTCTGTATAATAAGAACATTTGTAGAAACACCAAAGAAAGTGACCGAGGTCACAATAGTCCCCTTAACATGCACTCATGGTACATAAGTAATAGGataataaaggataaagtatccaCAGAGAGAACTGAAATGTACCACTCAACCACGTACTCAAAGTAAACAATGGTGGTAGGACGTCTGAGCTGTTATaagcaaaaataataattttttaataataatcCATAACAACGCCGAAACACAATGTGAAAGTATGTAACAGTGAATATAAAATTGGAATAAAATGATTCCCCAGTTTTTACCAAATTGGTAACAAACGACATTATGTAATTTACTGGTAAAGAGGGCAAATATAATCCAAGCCCTATTGAGCACACTGCTCTGATGGATCTGGCAAATGAAGAGTCTATCGGCATTAAGCCCTCTGATAAGGGGGCAATGTAGTTATGCTAAACAAAGAAGCATATGTAAAAGAGGGCTTGCGACTTCTCTCAGACTTAAGGTGTTATAAGGTCTTATCCAGTGATCCTACCACCAGGTACCACCAAAGGGTTTCTGAGACCCTTTGTCAGTTCCCTCCCTTCTCACTtgaaggacacaaaagatgtcttGTCTAAAATAGAAGGTATCACTGTTGAACAGCATACACTTTTAGTCGGCATTGACATTGAGAGCCTTTACACAAGTATTTTACATGAGATAGGACTacaggctgtctcacatttccTCAGGGCTCATGACGGAAATTCCATCCTTCACAATGCATTCGTCATTCAATTATTGGATTTCATCCTCACTAAAAATGTCTTCTTGTTTGATAACAAAATATATCAACTGCaaggcaccgccatgggcaccacttGCGCTCCCACCTATGCAAATCTCTACTTGGGATGGTGGGAGGATACAGTGGGGTTCATGGAGGATAATTAGGTGTTTACAGAGCATATCCTGCTCTAGTGAGGTACATAGATGACGTTATGCTTTTCTGGAATGGTACAGAGACTCTGTTACATCATTTCATCAATACATTGAATACTAATGAACTGAACCCAAACCTTACTTACCAATTTAATCTGAAAAGTATTGACTTTCTGGACCTGACAATCATTAAGAATGAGGATGGTAGGCTAGAGAGTACAATTTTTCGTAAACCCACCTCCACAAACTGTCTACTTCTGGCTAGTAGTCACCATCCAAATTATATGATTAATAGTATAGCTGCAGGCCAGTTTCTACGTTTGAGGCATGTGAATGATACACATAAAGGAGCTGCTGGGGTCCTAAGATTCACAGGGATAGAACATGTCCCATGGGGCCCACGTAGAGGCAATTGGGACTGCAAATTATTACAACATGAATGCAGATGGATTCATATCTTGGGTACATTAGCACCCCATAGAATGAACGAGGGCTTAATTTACTCCTCGTTCATCTGAGTTGTTATCTGGTATTGTAACTAACATCTTTTCATCCACTAGGACACAGGTAGAGGGATCCAGGGATCCAGTATAATATTTGAGACTCGTTTTGTCCCTCGGGTCCTATAGGTCAGTACATTTCTACATCACTGACCTGTGTACGATTTCATCCACGTACAGCTGGCCCCTTTTTGGTTAATAACCGGGTCCCATTTTTGCTATATCTGTTCTCATTTGCTG
It encodes:
- the LOC142501502 gene encoding myeloblastin-like, which codes for MDRMRSLLLTTVVLLWACSVHGGSLRSWIVGGREAAPNSHPYIASLQFRRQHFCGGSLIAPQFLMTAAHCLTDINPSLVSVVLGAHSLRTNERSKQTFSISQVFENGFNPQSLQNDILVLKLDRAVTLNANVRLVRLPRANETVPAGTACVTAGWGRLSSQGRVPDRLQELNVTVTGMDLCRPNNICTGVFMRQAGICFGDSGGPLVCDGVIQGISSFITGTCGNGVAPDFFTRVALFRNFIDNALNS